A single region of the Leptospiraceae bacterium genome encodes:
- a CDS encoding response regulator transcription factor, translating to MKSPKLLLVEDDTSLATTLKERLSKEGYSICWANSLAKARAELKTTNPNLIILDVGLPDGSGFDLAKELHEKNANIPFLFLTALAGAPERLKGFELGAEEFIPKPFHLKELLLRVKHVLDAHKHVRDSLQNKFLFHGYVIDFESYQIFTPDQKKISLSARDSGLLQLLINEKHRVVSRDEILDKLWGEEKFPTNRTIDNSIVRLRQSLGKHGLRAIKSIRSVGYRWTGEEGEQSGE from the coding sequence TTGAAATCACCAAAGCTTCTTTTAGTTGAAGACGATACATCACTTGCCACTACTCTCAAAGAAAGACTCAGCAAAGAAGGATATAGTATTTGTTGGGCAAACTCTCTTGCAAAAGCTCGCGCCGAATTAAAGACAACCAATCCAAATTTGATTATTTTAGATGTGGGTCTTCCTGATGGATCAGGCTTTGATTTGGCAAAGGAATTACATGAAAAAAATGCAAATATTCCGTTTCTTTTTTTGACTGCCCTCGCCGGCGCACCCGAAAGACTCAAAGGATTTGAACTCGGAGCAGAGGAATTTATTCCAAAGCCATTTCATCTTAAAGAACTTCTATTGAGAGTCAAACACGTGTTAGACGCTCACAAGCATGTAAGAGATTCTCTCCAAAATAAATTCCTGTTTCACGGGTATGTGATTGATTTTGAAAGCTATCAGATTTTTACTCCGGATCAAAAAAAGATTTCTCTTTCTGCAAGAGACTCGGGACTTCTGCAACTTTTAATCAATGAAAAGCATAGAGTTGTGAGCCGAGATGAAATTTTAGACAAACTCTGGGGGGAAGAAAAATTTCCAACGAACCGAACGATTGACAATTCAATTGTTCGACTCAGACAATCCCTTGGAAAACATGGACTTAGAGCCATCAAATCTATCCGCAGTGTTGGTTACAGATGGACAGGAGAAGAAGGAGAACAGAGTGGCGAATGA